A window of Roseovarius sp. THAF27 contains these coding sequences:
- a CDS encoding carboxylesterase: MSEIKMLTSPQGRRLAYHKTDGDGPGVVFLGGFKSDMEGTKALNLEDWARRTGRAFLRFDYSGHGQSGEAFTDGCIGDWAADARAAIEELTDGPQILVGSSMGGWISLLMARAIPDRIAGMVTVAAAPDFTEDSMWAGFTEAQRAELKAKGRLALPSEYDEPYIITHRLIEDGRDNLVLRSDLKLPFPARFLQGTADADVDMSVALRLLDHAKGRDMRLTLVDGADHRFSDPDCLALIIRSIEDVLERIA, encoded by the coding sequence ATGTCAGAGATCAAGATGCTGACCTCGCCGCAAGGGCGTCGTCTGGCCTATCACAAGACCGACGGAGACGGGCCGGGCGTGGTCTTTCTCGGCGGCTTCAAATCCGACATGGAAGGCACCAAGGCCCTCAATCTCGAAGACTGGGCCAGGCGCACGGGCCGCGCCTTTCTGCGGTTCGACTATTCCGGACACGGCCAAAGCGGCGAAGCCTTCACCGATGGTTGCATCGGCGACTGGGCGGCGGACGCCCGGGCCGCGATCGAGGAACTGACCGACGGCCCGCAAATCCTCGTCGGCTCCTCCATGGGTGGCTGGATTTCCCTGCTCATGGCCCGCGCCATCCCCGACCGCATCGCCGGCATGGTCACCGTGGCCGCCGCCCCCGATTTCACCGAGGACAGCATGTGGGCCGGCTTCACCGAGGCGCAGCGCGCCGAGTTGAAGGCCAAAGGCCGCCTCGCGTTGCCCAGCGAATATGACGAGCCCTATATCATCACCCACCGCCTGATCGAGGACGGGCGCGACAACCTCGTCCTGCGCTCGGACCTGAAACTGCCGTTCCCGGCGCGCTTCCTGCAAGGCACCGCCGATGCGGATGTGGACATGTCCGTGGCCCTGCGCCTTCTGGACCACGCCAAGGGCCGCGACATGCGCCTCACGCTCGTGGACGGCGCCGATCACCGCTTTTCCGATCCCGACTGCCTCGCGCTCATCATCCGCTCCATCGAGGACGTGCTGGAGCGCATCGCGTGA
- a CDS encoding MFS transporter, with translation MQGTFERLTGQESDKAEARNGLRHIFSLSLTKIADGLIDPKLVLSWLLGVLGAPGSIVALLVPLREAGALLPQVLLAPWLEQRKQRRWMWVAGSAGQGAMAAGIAASAIFLQGWAAGLAICVLLATLAIFRAACSVSYKDILGKTVGQTKRGAVTGMAGSVASIAVLVFAGLMLSGLIQTKAAVIAAVALAACLWVAAAVIFSTLDENDSTPQQDTGLHRFRDVIREDANLRRFILVRGLLTATALAPPFLAVMTTQGDDDKLRTLGALLVASAAAGFVSSYAWGWLADRSSRLMLLAAGLLGALAMAAGVAANLAGWAQTTAIIPGVLFVLMIAYHGVRQARSTYLVDISPEDRRTVNSAVANLAIGIILLLAGAFGGALSWVGPNAALIGFAAMSALGGLAALGLRDVT, from the coding sequence GTGCAAGGCACATTCGAACGACTGACAGGACAGGAAAGTGACAAGGCCGAGGCCCGCAACGGGCTTCGGCATATCTTTTCCCTCAGCCTCACCAAAATCGCCGACGGTCTCATCGACCCCAAGCTGGTGCTCAGCTGGCTTCTGGGTGTCCTCGGCGCGCCGGGAAGCATAGTGGCCCTTCTGGTGCCGTTGCGCGAGGCCGGGGCGCTTTTGCCGCAAGTGCTGCTGGCGCCGTGGCTGGAACAGCGCAAGCAACGCCGCTGGATGTGGGTCGCGGGCAGCGCGGGGCAGGGGGCCATGGCCGCCGGTATCGCCGCCTCGGCCATTTTCCTGCAAGGCTGGGCAGCGGGGCTCGCCATCTGCGTGCTCTTGGCCACGCTGGCGATTTTCCGCGCGGCCTGCTCGGTCTCCTACAAGGACATCCTGGGCAAGACCGTGGGCCAGACCAAGCGCGGCGCGGTCACCGGCATGGCCGGCTCGGTCGCGTCCATCGCGGTGCTGGTCTTTGCCGGGCTGATGCTGTCGGGCCTCATACAGACCAAAGCCGCCGTGATCGCCGCCGTCGCGCTCGCCGCCTGCCTATGGGTCGCCGCGGCCGTCATCTTCTCGACCCTCGACGAGAACGACAGCACCCCGCAACAGGACACCGGCCTGCACCGCTTCCGCGACGTGATCCGCGAAGACGCGAACCTGCGCCGCTTCATCCTGGTGCGCGGCCTGCTGACCGCCACCGCGCTTGCGCCGCCGTTCCTGGCCGTGATGACCACCCAAGGCGACGACGACAAGCTGCGCACGCTGGGCGCATTGCTGGTGGCCTCCGCGGCGGCGGGGTTCGTCAGTTCCTATGCCTGGGGCTGGCTCGCCGACCGCTCCAGCCGCCTGATGCTGCTCGCGGCGGGGCTTCTGGGGGCGCTGGCCATGGCGGCGGGCGTGGCCGCCAACCTTGCCGGATGGGCCCAGACCACGGCCATCATCCCCGGCGTGCTCTTCGTGCTGATGATCGCCTACCACGGCGTGCGACAGGCGCGCTCGACCTACCTTGTCGACATCTCGCCCGAGGATCGGCGCACGGTGAATTCCGCTGTCGCCAACCTGGCCATCGGGATCATCCTGCTGCTGGCCGGCGCCTTCGGCGGCGCGCTCAGCTGGGTCGGCCCCAATGCCGCCCTCATCGGGTTCGCGGCGATGTCGGCGCTTGGCGGGCTGGCCGCGCTGGGGTTGCGGGATGTCACTTGA